From one Solanum stenotomum isolate F172 chromosome 12, ASM1918654v1, whole genome shotgun sequence genomic stretch:
- the LOC125848297 gene encoding LOB domain-containing protein 36-like isoform X2, protein MSSSNSPCAACKFLRRKCTQECVFAPYFPPDQPRKFENVHKVFGASNVAKLLNELNATQREDAVNSLAYEAEYRLRDPVYGCVGLISILQHKLKQVQDDLLNAKKDLATYIGPQAMLPMLQHSGYIQQHPNNPSSSNMIAYNMQPMGLQTGMMQQQLMMRDPQQQQQQNQQQVIEAHQLAAVMAAREQEMMRTYEQPQQQQQFNNGYDSAGPVTATGFHQMSSSVSPSLALASFDNDSYQIQQAQQEQHHVQVQPHQLLQQQQQLPQQPQTPQQQQRANSEEERSIGPSC, encoded by the exons ATGTCATCGTCGAATTCTCCATGTGCAGCATGCAAATTCTTGCGTAGAAAATGCACACAAGAATGCGTTTTTGCTCCATACTTCCCACCAGATCAACCTCGAAAATTCGAGAATGTACACAAGGTGTTTGGGGCTAGTAATGTGGCTAAATTACTCAACGAATTAAATGCGACTCAACGGGAAGATGCTGTAAATTCCCTAGCATATGAAGCGGAATATCGCCTCCGTGATCCGGTTTATGGTTGTGTTGGACTAATTTCAATACTTCAACATAAGCTTAAGCAAGTTCAAGATGATTTATTGAATGCTAAGAAAGATTTAGCAACGTATATTGGTCCACAAGCAATGTTGCCAATGCTTCAACACTCTGGCTATATTCAACAGCATCCCAATAATCCCTCTTCTTCTAATATGATTGCTTATAATATGCAGCCAATGGGCTTGCAAACAGGGATGATGCAACAACAATTAATGATGCGcgatcctcaacaacaacagcaacaaaATCAGCAGCAAGTGATTGAAGCTCATCAATTAGCCGCTGTAATGGCTGCAAGGGAACAGGAGATGATGAGAACTTATGAgcaaccacaacaacaacaacaatttaaCAATGGATATGATTCTGCAG GGCCAGTAACTGCAACAGGATTTCATCAAATGAGTTCATCAGTATCTCCTTCATTGGCATTAGCCTCATTTGATAATGATTCTTATCAGATTCAACAAGCCCAGCAGGAGCAGCATCATGTTCAGGTTCAGCCACATCAATTGCTTCAGCAACAACAACAGCTACCGCAACAACCACAGACACCACAGCAGCAACAGAGAGCCAACAGTGAAGAGGAAAGGAGCATTGGTCCTTCATGTTAA